DNA sequence from the Manihot esculenta cultivar AM560-2 chromosome 11, M.esculenta_v8, whole genome shotgun sequence genome:
agcgcgaacccagccatctgaatggctctactgtcatcagccccaatctcatctgtgatcaccttgacccttttaagatacacaaatgggtcatcccctttttcatactgaggagcacccagcttcatgtagtcggtcatcttgaccttgctcccaccagatgagctaggcttaggtactggggtttctggaactgtgggttctactggtggaggaggaggagcaacatcccctgggatagggtttgctggatttggatagtagggcgggggtggatacattgggtactgtgggtatggtgggtagtaaggtgggtatggcatctgtgtgggataagggttaaagctatggtaatccgatgtgcctcccatcgaatatccggggttttgtgagaagggtgggtggtaaggtggctgaacaaattccgaggcttgagtgcctccttgggactcccccataccttcttctgacatgctaactcccagactgccatccctcctctgctctacatccatatcgtcCCCCATGTcaactgacattcctccctgaaccgTTCCCCTCACttatctgcttctacccagatccaaagaccttctagggtctcttactgctttttctctgctggacctacttgacattgccctaggcaatgcaggaggacgggcatcagtgccctcgtcctggggtggtactccagtcaatcgtgcagatcgacgagttcctctcatcctattttctgaaaaacagcacacattgcacaaacattagcatcatatgattcatgtgggaacacatgaacccgcttcacatacataacatagaaaacatatcattaatgcacatgtacattatcatggcatttaacatcatcatacaagacaggactccacatcctatcctagtggacatgatctttcctattgtgcttgaccttctataacatctatgagcccgacactctaggtccgaccatatgaacctagggctctgataccattctgtaacgacccgaaaatcggaccactaccggcgctaggatccagattggcataaggccgccgggacccgtagcaagcctgacatgcatcctgtaaatctgattaatcccatacatgatcaacaacatacataaaaatttgaaattttcttttcttttaccaggctcaacctgtgcatgcacataagcatatacataaacataaacataaaccttacactggagctctaaccaaatgctccaatggggtatctcatcatacacaagcttggtggaacataattatcataaacatagatcatgtttacaaaagggattactatacaaactcggtcaagcacaatttctaaacctcaatctcaaaatcaacatttacatgacataactattcataactttacatcattttacaatttatcatgtccactttctaactattacatacacgtgacttcattcatcttgacttctctgcctagcccgtacctgcaaacctggggaattagggagaggagtgagctactagagcccagtgagcagaatagtaatacatttaaatcatatattaaaatctcatgctttcatggaatgcaacacagcacaaacatttcacatcaaagATGGACGTGACCACCAAAAATTCCTCCAGAGTCAGTATgcttggcccggccaggtcttacaacctccgtATGCctagcccggccaggtcttacaacatctggatgcctggcccggccaggtcttacaacatctgtatgcccggcccggccaggtcttacaacagctCTAggactattggggtcgccttggtccatccacatcatcatagtcatcatattatgcaatgcgtcatattcgtgaaactagtgcaatcaacctactacatatcatcatgatgcatgaacatgctttaggcatttgatttcataaaataaagatttaaatttagttctactcacatctggctagctctgacaatgactgaagcagctgactcactgctggggtcctcggttcctcgggtccgaacctacacaggtggactcaaatgagggaccaaacatactagatcaagactctaaaaacatcccccaaaaaccccctaaaacacctcaaaacaatcatgcaaaacatacaaaggaaggctgaacagggcactttcggcggcaggttcgacggccgaaagtctctccagagccgaaagtcaggcaagttcggcggccgaaagtgccctccagagacgaaagtctcttttcgggggcaggcttcggcagccgaaaggcttgcctcccaggcaggttcggcggccgaaagtccttcggctgccgaacctggtttctgccaaaagggcagaaactcggctcctcatgcacatttgcctcccaaaaccttcaatcaagcattcaactcatccaaaacatgcataaatacatacatcatgacgcggaaccctatggcacaagcctcaaacccacacgcacaagtagatatggaatccaaagatttgataaacccacctcctatggcaccccacacttagagaagctgaaacaccaatgatcgaaggatttagatgagaatctgacaaatgccacaacgaatagttgataagtaagccaagattcctggtgcaattgatgaaagcaaatcctcactctcactcaaagcaatacacgccaaaggcatgagaagaattctgaaattttgattaaaagctgcctcttacaattgtttcttatccttatatagtaaggagaaaaacaaataaaaccctaagacactctttttgggcctgacttaaacacataaggtccaagcccaatcacacactaaaataacacataagtattaaaacataagcccaaaacatggcccaacactctaaaacttaaaagataaaatatggccataatacaagcccaaacaaagctaaaataaaataagtgttcaaataataaaacatagcaagcccatcataacaaagctgaatcttcacaaaaaccttacttgatcttcactttaggcttccctttgtgtagttttagcccataggtttgattaggctccctaagcctatgattgcaagtgttgcaccaaatctgtcccatatgagttgaagcacgccccaaatatatatggatcatatgaatatgattttgaactccttttagatccatttgaatgacataagtttgctccacaccattgttagaaatttgccctattggatccgtatcattctctccttctttagaaaagattcgtcctcgaatcttgttgatatttatgtcaaaaagggaagctttaggaacccatgtatcttcaaagacctccttttgaataggtggaaataggacaaaactttcgtcatgaatgttttcatcaacaacctgcacatcaagaacaaatgaactaggcataaaaatattagtcatagaaatatcctgtggatgtgacccattctcctctacaacttccaaaacagtctcattcgcctcctccacttcatcaatcacgtgctccccatgtccctcatcattcacaacctcttctgtaagttcattgatggaattctcaacaataactacattagattcatgcattacaacttcctcttgaatttcaatctctatggaagttgagattggaactttagcctcttctttccccctttctttctccaccttccctccttgaactagtcttgattattttccagcctctttactctcaaactcactcttttctctcatcttttccgcagaattcaagctctcactcccctttgtggccaaggccgaagcctccctctccctctccagtatctttatttgatcaacatatacctcttgaggtgataaaggagcgagtataaccttctgtccttcatgagtgaaggagtacttgttattgaacccatcatgttgcacctttctatcatgttgccacggtctacccaacaacatatggcttgcctgcataggtaccacatcacacaagatctcatccttgtacctaccaatagaaaatggtataaccacctggcgagtaaccctaacctcaccacaatctttcaaccattgcaatctgtatggcttagggtgttcaatagaagccaagcccaatttctccaccatatatacactagccacatttgtgcaactacctccatcaataatgagagtacacacttttccattaaccaaacacctagtgtgaaatatgttttcccgttgttctagactttcttccttaacctgcatattcagagcacgcctagcaacaagcatctcacaatgtgcagcaagcaacacattattaaccaacacatctgaatcatcacagtcattattgcaattaagagttctttgaggtattcttgtagaagtggaagcttgtgagacattcaaactctccatagtttcagttaacctctcaagagtcttattgagcctttgtaactcaccactgactgacttcttaaagagcttataatcgttacccatattcgattcacttccattagtacgatccaccacattcttgtctttactcatcctaccttatttcaacaaagaacaaaaagaactagcaaatattgtgctaaaaaaagtactcaagtgtttgcactcttaccattcttttgctaattcttcaattgcacttcagaaactaaggtcaaccaaccaaccacaatgtgcatttaatgaaacaaaaaagaaaacctaaagaaagaaggaagcgcgcaaaaaactagaaagaagacactaacaatttggaaagtaacacacgaactaggctttgtgctacttgaaaaatatcacctagagtatagacccaagcaaacaatactccagcaatatcaaggaagtaaaagcaagtttaaaccaaaaaagaaactttgaattcaaataaaaatgaatctGGACAAAATATTGCATTGAATTCACTtgaacgcaaattaaatatggatctacttaaatctacccaaaaaggaaagtatcaaaaccccacaaatagaatcagaaaagaaaaatgtaaatttctctcatatcagaaacatggacgaaaattctggtgttaaaagaaggatttgacatcaaatcaatttagatgcaattgccctaaatgtgcactttagaaaataggcagaatttcttttatctcctaatctggattcgaccaaattcaaaattcaaaattcaaattgattcccataaattactgcaattaattaagataggtaaggcaatatagatgaaaaaggaagcatatgaCAATTTCGGCTAGAtcaaggtaaataaggcaaaggcgatgtttttttcttttggatttcgaattttttttttttacgattaataatcaagaaggtgcagccatggacacacaagctttcaccgaaaacaacaaggaagaaaatgaaaaactcaaaaaccctagatcctaagataaataagaatttacctcactttggctctgataccaactgacgcggaaccctatggcacaagcctcaaacccacacgcacaagtagatatggaatccaaagatttgataaacccacctcctatggcaccccaaacttagagaagctgaaacaccaatgatcgaaggatttagatgagaatccgacaaacgccacaacgaatagttgataagttagccaagaatcctggtgcaattgatgaaagcaaatcctcactctcactcaaagcaatacacgccaaaggcatgaaagaaattctgaaaagtttgattaaaagctgcctcttacaattgtttcttatccttatatagtaaggagaaaaacaaataaaaccctaagacactctttttgggcctgacttaaacacataaggtccaagcccaatcacacactaaaataacacataagtattaaaacataagcccaaaacatggcccaacactctaaaacttaaaagataaaatatggccataatacaagcccaaacaaagctaaaataaaataagtgttcaaataataaaacatagcaagcccatcataacaaagctgaatcttcacaaaaaccttacttgatcttcactttagccttccctttgtgtagttttagcccataggttggattaggctccctaagcctatgattgcaagtgttgcatcaaatctgtcccatatgagttgaagcacgccccaaatatatatggatcatatgaatatgattttgaactccttttagatccatttgaatgacataagtttgctccacaccattgttaaaaatttgccctattggatccgtatcacatcagctcctaggggcttcaaactatcctaaaccccatctacaatacatcaaacatgcatatccaacatacattgtccataaaacacataaaatctaacaatgctcaactaacataaacatacatttctaccccatgaatcaacctaaaacttgtttaaaacatgtagtgagctcaagatcggcccttacctcttgaagatcgagaggaaaacgaccctagctcggagatgggagagattgagtttcttgaacctcaaaactccaaaacttgctttatactcgaaaatcttcaaaacaaagtgaaaactagtgaaaatcgtgaaagatttgaaggaagaaactcaagatcggtgaggggcggcggagagctcaccttggccgaaaatggggagaaaagctcacccgttttcggctaagggacccctttataggtggttggccaggccacattcgggagccgaacatgcctccgcatgcatgtcatgttcggcggccgaacataaggtttggcggccgaacctggacttccctcacttatacttttgggggcctaaagcgctcccgaaggcatgcatgttcggcggccgaacctgagttttcctccaaggctattttcatgcaaagactcattttccttctagcttaaaaacataaaatacattaaaacattttataaaaacatgatcttacccttccagaggtctccaacacccgagattccaccggacggtaagaatcccgataccggagtctagccgggtattacacaagacTTCTTATGAAGTTCTCTTTCACACACCTCTTGTTTATTCCCACTTGAAGTCCTTTGGTTGCCTATGTTATACTTCCAATTTGATAGCTCATAGAACCAAGTTTCAATCTAGATCTTgaaaatgtatttttattaGGTATCCAGCAGGTGTGAAGGGTTACAAGCTATATGACTTAGACACCAAGTCTTGTTTTATCTCCAAGGATATCTTATTCTATGAGACAATCTTTCCTTTTCACAACAAAACTTCCTCACCTCATTCAGACTCTATTGATGTTCCTAATTTGGTGTTACCTACACTTCCTAATACAAGTATGCTCCCTGAGACTCCCAACATTAATgtacttattttattatctcCATCTCCTGTCATAAATGAACTTTCTAGCTTCTTCTGAACCTTCTCCATTTCTTCCCATGAGTGACACCCTAACCTCATCTTCAGTTCCTGCCTAAAGGAAAAGCAATAGACTCACTAAATTACCAAGCTATCTTCATGATTATCATGTCTCACTTCAAACTTCATCTCAATCTTCCCTTCCTGACTTAGGTTGCACTTATCTTATACACAATTACCTTTCCTATGACCAGCTTTCTCCTTCctataaatttttcattttaaatgtcTCTTTTACTTATGAACCTTACACCTATAGTCATGCTGTCAAATATGATCACCGAAAGCAGGCCATGAAGGAAGAAATTCAAGCTATAGAAGCTCATCATACTTGGGTTTGCAAACCCTTACCTGCAAGGGGTCAAATCTGTGGGTTGTAAATGGGTAATACAAGGTAAAATTCAATTCTGATGGATAAATTGATATGTATAAAGCCAGGTTAGTAGGTAAGGATATACTCAAAGAGCTGGTTTTGACTTTCAGGAGATTTTTAGTCCTGGGGCTAAACACAAAGGACCTTTCTAACACGTGCTGCTATACATGAATGGTTTTTGTCTCAATTAGATGTTAATAATGCCTTTCTAAATGGTGATTTGCATGTGGATGTGTATATGGACATTCCTTTGGGTTATTATATAAAGGGGGAGTATAGGAATCAATCAAAGCTTGTTTATAAACTTCAAATGTCCTTTTATGGTTTAAAGCAAGCTTCAAGGCAGTGGAATCTTAAATTTACTGAATTTCTGCTTCAGTTAGGCTTTATTCAATCTAAATGTGACTATTCTCTATTCACCAAAACTGAACATGAATGGTTTATTGTTATATTGGTCTATGTGGATGACATTATGATAGGTAGTAGTAACAATAAATTGATTGAACAGTTTAAAGATTACTTATAGAGTCATTTCAAGTTAAAGGACTTAGGGACTCTTCAATACTTCTTGGGACTTGAGGTGGCTAGGTCCAACATAAGGATTGTGGTGTCTCAGAGAAAGTTTGTGTTGGAACTCTTAAAAGAATATGATTTGTTGGCTGCAAAACCAAGTTCAATTCCCGTTGAAGTACATACCAAGTTATTGCATTCCACGGACAATTTATTTCCTGATCCTACCGTTTTTAGACAGTTAGTAGGCAAACTCATGTATGTTCAATTGATCATGCCAAGTATTGCTTATAGTGTGCGTATTCTTTCTCAATTCATGGATAAGCCATCCAACACACATCTCAATGCAGCTTACAGAGTATTAAAGTACTTAAAGAATGCTCCTGGACAAGGATTATTCTTAGCTGCAAATTCTGAGTTAAAGTTGATTGCATACTCAGATAGTGATTGGGGTGGATGTACAAAAACAAGGAGATCCTTAACTGGTTTTTGTATCTTTCTTGAAAATTCCTTAATTAGCTAGAAATCAAAGAAACATGCCACAGTCTCTAGAAATTCAACAGAAGCTGAATACAGATCTATGGCAGCAGTGACTTCTCAGGTGCTTTGGCTGATATCCTTGTTAGCAAACTTTGAATGCAACTATACCCCACCTTGTCAAACTCTTTTGTAACGGTATATCAGCGATTCATATTTCCAAGAATCCATTCCTCCATGAAAGAATTAAACACATCAAGATAGATTATCATTTCATTAGAAAAAAGTGATGCTTAGAGTCATTCAACTAGAATATATTAATACTAAAGAGCAAGCAGCAAACTTAATCACCAAAGCCTTGCATCTAAGACAATTTAAACATCTTTTGAACAAATTGAACATAAGCAACATATACATTCAACTTAAAGAGGAGTAATAAGTTTTGATTAGCTGGTTAGTTAAACTAACTTATTCTGTTAGAAAAATTAGTTGTTATCAACATGTAACACGTGAATATAGAATATAGTACTGTGTAAAAAGACTGCAGCTGATGTGCCATGTCATTATTGTGTCAGTCATTTTAAAAACGGGGCCTTGAGCGTGACCGACTTTTCTAGCTAGAATTATTATACACGAAGACAAATTAATATGAACTGTTGAAAATTATGAAGACCaattattgctttttttttttaactattttttctttatatatgatttttattaaaataaattctggttaaattatatataatttttttaaaataaaaattttataaattaaaaaattatttaattttaaataaaaaaactgaTAGAAaacaattgaattaaaattttattttaaacaagaATATATATTATTGCTGGTCCATTATGGATAAGGtataaaaaaactttaaatttttatgaaattttttattttgaacaagaatatatattattgtcattttacttatttttaattatttaactattttttttattaaatttgcattactaattaacatcttatttaaataattttgaaatgaatttaatgaaatatcaaactttcatcttataataatattattaataataactgTGACTTCTATTCTCATTTtgttaaaaacaaaataataataattttgttaaaaaattaattaaactttataaaaattaattaattcccAAAATGatcttttgtaaattttttaaaattcaaacctatgatttttgtatttttattttctaaatttacaacaaaatgatatatatttttgtttaagtaattttttcataaaaaattattaaattttaaaaaaacgaCCTTtcaaaaatattagaaaaataacatttaaaaatataaagataataacttatatttagataatataataaaattctattataattaataatgatattattaatttgatttaattttattacattaatttattatacgtGTATCTTTTTAAAAAACAGTTTCAGttaatttaacatattttttattataaaatagttactttataaaaatagatactactttataatataaaataatttatttttaaatttcaaatatatcCATATTCATTAtgcttaaaaatatatttcaaattatattatttttaaaaataatttatttttaaatttctaatatatCCATATTCattatcttaaaaatataaaaatctaataattcAATAAGTAAtatgaataaataatatataataaaaataaaatttattatttaactatattaagaaataattatttttatagaataaatgaaataatggtaataattaattaaattactcaGATTTTGACAATCCTGCTTTTCATCTCTTTCTAATATATTAGAAATTATAGATGTGGATTAAGGTATTAAACTTTGAATAGttttgaaatatattaataaatataaattacgataaattttaaatgctaattttttaaaaatatatgaaatattaaattaaataataattaaagttaagtaaataaaaatatatttttttattattgtttcatcACACTACATTTATCATGTTAAATCTATTTAGTTTCATAATTTGTTccttactaataaataaattttaacttatttaattaaaataatttaatcttaattcaatattttaaaatagtttcgaattaaaatttttacacaattataatataattttcattttaaatacttaattaattactaataaattaaaataatctcaTCATTTATTTACCAATATATAGTATAAAGGTCAGTCAAAAGTAATAATTGAgtttttagtaaatttttaatacaaaaaatcaattttctttttatgtatatattattatatgctttatttttttttatacagaATGAATTTTCGTTTTCAattctttaataaaaatttaactttaatatctatatttatgttttttaaataattgataattttttactattaaattgttatttattatttttttataaatccagctctaattaaaattttaaatattttgagttccgtcttatttataattatcaattaaaaattattatttttaactaaatCTAATTCATATATCCAtatagaattttaattaaaattatctatttaataatattatttttttattaaatttgatctacatagaatttaattaaaattatttattaaaacaatctcatcaataaaattattttaaataaatctaatttaattaaaattatttattaaaacaatctcatcatcaataaaaatttaaaattatttattaaatttaatctacataaaatttaactaaatctAATTCATATATCcatattgaataaattaaaaattaaaatattatatttacatatatatatagatctcactatattttaaataacgatttaatataaaattagataacgaataaaatttttgtatacATTCAtgtatataaattgatttaaacatttaattaataaaaatttaaaatttttatatgagtcctattatattttaaataattttttaaaaatttaaattatgtgTTAAGATTATATTGGATAATAGTATACATCCAAATGTATGTAAGAATTTTATAcggtataatttttttcaagacTCAAGTAaactcaatttaaaatttttgactatttaaatttatgtatttttattaaaggacaaataaattttaatatgatataatattattttttaataaaatattattttttataattaaaaaaaattagtatttttgttatcatagattttttaaaaaatatgtagatataataaataatttctaaaattataaaaatggaattttattatataaaactatttttattattaaaaaaatattatattaaataagaaattatttgGGAAGTTAATTGTTATATCCATTCAAAATGCTCCCCTCATAGACGATGCAGGGgtttaaaaacaaattaaaaaggcACGTTTAAGTTAAAAAACGAAACCTAACGACATAGGTGAGCACCTCTTGAGCCTGCCATTCAACAACCTCCTATATAAGCAGAGTGGAACTCTCATTGTTCTACTATATCAGCAACGCAGTCCAATTCTTGACCTCTTAGATCTTATTTGGTTGTTTTCATTccaaataattgaaaattatcAATGGCTGCTGTATCAGTTGGGGAGATCATAAAAGCTGAGAAAGCCCAGGGTCCGGCCACCATCCTCGCCATTGGCACCGCCACTCCCTCTAACTGCGTAAACCAGGTTGATTACCCTGATTATTACTTCAGGATCACGAAGAGTGAGCACATGACTGacttgaaagaaaagttcaagcGCATTTGTACGTGTTCATTTTTCTTCTTAAATCTTTTATTGCTCTTGGGTCCTCTACGGTTAACGTTCTTGAAATATTTTCTTGATATTCAACAAATCACAATCTTTAATGcttatacatacatacatatatatatatatattctctaTTTTGGTAACGTGACTTCTCTCAACCACAGAGAATAAGACAATTATTAATGTTGTTCCGTGTTAACAGGTGACAAATCTAAGGTCAAGAAACGTTACATGCATTTAAATGAAGAAATATTGAAAGAGAATCCCAACATGTGCGCTTATTGGGAACCATCTCTCGATGCTCGTCAAGATATTGCAGCGGTAGAGGTTCCCAAGCTGGGGAAGGAAGCAGCAGCTAAGGCTATCAAGGAATGGGGCCAACCCAAGTCCAAGATCACCCATCTTATTTTCTGCACAACCTCTGTAATTGACATACCTGGTTGTGACTACCAGCTTACTAAGCTCCTTGGTCTTCATCCCGCTGTCAAGCGATTCATGATATATCATCAAGGCTGCTACGCCAGTGGGATGGCCCTCCGTGTAGCGAAGGACTTGGCTGAGAACAATAAGGGTGCTCGAGTTCTTGTTGTATGCTCTGAGATAAGAGTTGCCACTTTTCGTGGTCCTTCGGAAACCCACTTGGATTCCTTAGTGGGTCAAGCTATTTTCAGTGATGGAGCTGGAGCTATAATTATTGGGTCTGATCCGGATATTCCAATCGAGTATCCATTATTTCAACTTATCTCTGCAGCACAGACAATCATTCCTGACTCTGATGGCGCCATTCATGGGCACTTACGTGAAGTGGGTCTAACCGTTCACTTGCTAAAAGACATTCCAAGGTTAATTTCGAAGAACATAGGGGAGATCCTAGAGGAAGCTTTCAGTCCAATTGGTATCAGCGATTGGAACTCCATATTCTGGATAGCTCATCCAGGT
Encoded proteins:
- the LOC110626048 gene encoding chalcone synthase 3 is translated as MAAVSVGEIIKAEKAQGPATILAIGTATPSNCVNQVDYPDYYFRITKSEHMTDLKEKFKRICDKSKVKKRYMHLNEEILKENPNMCAYWEPSLDARQDIAAVEVPKLGKEAAAKAIKEWGQPKSKITHLIFCTTSVIDIPGCDYQLTKLLGLHPAVKRFMIYHQGCYASGMALRVAKDLAENNKGARVLVVCSEIRVATFRGPSETHLDSLVGQAIFSDGAGAIIIGSDPDIPIEYPLFQLISAAQTIIPDSDGAIHGHLREVGLTVHLLKDIPRLISKNIGEILEEAFSPIGISDWNSIFWIAHPGGSAILDQIEVKLSLDPEKLNASKHVLSEYGNMSSASVLFILDEMRKKSLEEGKATTGEGLEWGVLFGFGPGITVETVVLHSVRI